A region from the Spirochaetae bacterium HGW-Spirochaetae-1 genome encodes:
- a CDS encoding adenosylhomocysteinase produces MNTNNPKGFTELDPNLEYKVADMALAEWGRKEIELAEAEMPGLMSVRAKYGPKQPLKGLKVMGSLHMTIQTAVLIETLKALGADLRWASCNIFSTQDHAAAAIAAAGTAKVFAWKGETLEEYWLCTEQALTWPDGSGPDLLVDDGGDATLLIHQGVKAEKDPSILEKTYDNKEFKIVMDRVRESVKRAPGKWTAIVKNVKGVSEETTTGVHRLYQMFRDKELLFPAINVNDSVTKSKFDNLYGCRESLADGIKRGTDIMVAGKVVVVCGYGDVGKGCAQSMRGFGARVIVTEIDPICALQAAMEGYEVATLEDFLEKADIFVTATGNLDVINGAHMERMKDGAILCNIGHFDNEIAMHYLENNAKCKKNNIKPQVDKWTLESGNSIIVLSEGRLVNLGNATGHPSFVMSNSFTNQCLAQIELASKKHEIGVYTLPKELDEEVARLHLGKLGVRLTRLRPEQAAYIGVSVDGPYKPDHYRY; encoded by the coding sequence ATGAACACAAATAATCCAAAAGGATTTACCGAGCTGGACCCGAATCTTGAATACAAAGTTGCGGATATGGCTCTTGCCGAATGGGGCAGGAAGGAGATAGAACTGGCCGAGGCGGAAATGCCGGGCCTTATGTCGGTACGGGCCAAGTACGGCCCGAAGCAGCCCCTCAAGGGCCTCAAGGTCATGGGCAGCCTGCACATGACCATCCAGACAGCCGTTCTTATCGAAACGTTGAAAGCCCTCGGGGCTGACCTGCGCTGGGCATCGTGTAATATCTTTTCCACGCAGGATCATGCCGCAGCAGCCATTGCCGCCGCCGGTACGGCTAAAGTCTTTGCATGGAAAGGGGAAACGCTTGAGGAATACTGGCTCTGCACGGAACAGGCCCTGACCTGGCCCGACGGTTCGGGCCCCGATCTTCTCGTTGACGATGGCGGTGACGCTACGCTCCTCATACACCAGGGAGTGAAGGCCGAGAAAGATCCGTCCATCCTGGAAAAGACCTATGACAACAAGGAATTTAAAATTGTCATGGACCGCGTTCGTGAAAGCGTAAAGCGGGCTCCGGGCAAGTGGACCGCCATAGTCAAAAACGTGAAGGGCGTGTCAGAAGAAACCACGACGGGTGTACACCGTCTCTATCAGATGTTTCGCGACAAGGAACTTCTTTTTCCGGCCATCAACGTTAATGACTCCGTAACCAAGTCCAAGTTCGACAATCTCTACGGCTGCCGTGAGTCCCTGGCCGACGGTATCAAACGCGGTACCGATATCATGGTGGCAGGAAAAGTCGTTGTGGTATGCGGATACGGTGATGTAGGCAAGGGCTGCGCCCAGTCCATGAGGGGATTCGGCGCACGTGTTATCGTCACCGAGATCGATCCCATCTGTGCGCTTCAGGCCGCCATGGAGGGCTACGAGGTGGCCACCCTGGAGGATTTCCTTGAAAAGGCCGACATATTCGTCACGGCCACGGGAAACCTGGACGTCATCAACGGGGCTCACATGGAGAGGATGAAGGACGGAGCTATCCTCTGCAACATCGGCCATTTCGATAACGAGATTGCCATGCATTACCTGGAAAACAATGCGAAATGTAAAAAGAACAACATAAAGCCCCAGGTGGACAAGTGGACCCTGGAATCGGGGAATTCCATCATAGTCCTTTCCGAGGGGCGCCTGGTAAACCTGGGCAATGCCACGGGCCATCCCAGCTTTGTCATGAGCAACAGTTTCACCAATCAGTGCCTGGCGCAGATCGAGCTGGCATCGAAAAAACACGAGATCGGCGTTTACACCCTTCCCAAGGAACTCGATGAGGAAGTGGCCAGGCTGCACCTGGGCAAATTGGGCGTGAGGCTCACGAGGCTGCGTCCGGAGCAGGCAGCCTATATCGGGGTCTCCGTGGATGGGCCGTATAAGCCGGACCATTACCGGTATTAG
- a CDS encoding 2-isopropylmalate synthase, with translation MKDKTDKDKIIIFDTTLRDGEQSPGFSMNMEEKLIFAEQLERLGVDVIEAGFPVISDGDFDSVKRIAERLKNVQVAGLARANVNDIDAAARALEKAKHPRIHTFISSSDIHIIHQFRKTREEVLELAINAVRHAVKYMDNVEFSPMDATRSDLQYLATMVYEVIAAGATTVNIPDTVGYTVPSEFHRIIKYLFDNVSNIGKAVISVHCHNDLGLAVANSLAAVEAGARQVECTVNGIGERAGNTAMEEIVMAVRTRSDVLHVNSTLNTRQIMATSKLLTHITGVSVQPNKAIVGDNAFAHESGIHQDGLLKNSMTYEIMKPEDVGISKSTLVLGKHSGRHAVMTRLHELGFDLSQEELDRFFKYFKILADKKKQIYDEDLIALIGEAMYKEEKRRRYKVQNVQISTGMFSPPMTMVTLKDHDTNRDNIFEVAHGNGGVDAGVKAVKKITDTNALIKSFNLVAITGGSDALSEVTATVVENYNGRELKVFGNGTHVDISIAGIISFVDALNKLEYMKKVNQNHVGLQDMAL, from the coding sequence ATGAAAGATAAAACAGATAAAGATAAAATTATAATATTTGATACCACTTTGAGAGACGGTGAACAATCGCCGGGATTCAGTATGAATATGGAGGAAAAACTTATTTTTGCCGAGCAGTTGGAGCGTCTGGGTGTTGATGTCATCGAGGCCGGATTTCCCGTAATTTCTGACGGTGATTTTGATTCGGTTAAAAGAATCGCAGAAAGGCTCAAGAATGTGCAGGTGGCCGGTCTTGCCAGGGCAAATGTCAATGATATTGATGCTGCTGCCCGGGCCCTGGAAAAAGCGAAACATCCCCGGATACACACATTTATTTCCAGTTCCGACATTCATATTATTCATCAGTTCCGGAAAACCAGGGAGGAAGTGCTTGAGCTTGCCATAAATGCCGTGCGTCACGCTGTTAAGTATATGGACAACGTTGAATTTTCTCCCATGGATGCTACGAGGAGTGACCTTCAATACCTGGCAACCATGGTCTATGAGGTTATAGCAGCAGGAGCAACAACGGTTAATATCCCCGACACTGTTGGATATACGGTTCCCTCGGAATTTCACCGCATTATAAAGTACCTTTTTGATAATGTGTCAAATATCGGGAAGGCAGTTATCTCCGTACATTGCCATAATGACCTCGGACTGGCCGTTGCCAATTCACTGGCAGCCGTTGAGGCCGGTGCGAGACAGGTGGAATGCACGGTAAACGGGATCGGTGAGAGGGCCGGGAACACAGCCATGGAGGAGATAGTCATGGCTGTGAGAACACGCAGCGACGTATTACATGTAAATTCAACACTGAACACCAGGCAGATCATGGCCACGAGCAAGCTCCTCACCCATATTACTGGAGTATCGGTACAGCCCAATAAAGCCATTGTGGGAGATAACGCCTTTGCCCATGAATCGGGCATTCACCAGGACGGCCTTCTCAAGAATTCCATGACCTATGAGATAATGAAGCCCGAAGATGTGGGTATCAGCAAATCGACCCTTGTCCTGGGCAAGCATTCGGGAAGACATGCGGTCATGACCAGGCTCCATGAACTGGGCTTTGACCTTTCACAGGAAGAACTGGACAGGTTCTTCAAATATTTTAAAATACTGGCAGATAAAAAGAAGCAGATATACGACGAGGATCTCATCGCACTCATCGGCGAGGCCATGTATAAAGAAGAAAAACGTCGTAGATACAAGGTGCAGAATGTTCAGATATCAACGGGTATGTTCTCTCCTCCCATGACCATGGTAACCCTTAAGGACCATGATACAAACAGGGACAATATCTTTGAAGTTGCCCATGGAAATGGCGGTGTTGATGCCGGTGTTAAAGCGGTTAAGAAGATCACTGATACGAACGCCTTGATAAAGTCCTTTAACCTGGTGGCGATAACAGGCGGCTCCGATGCCCTGTCGGAGGTAACGGCCACGGTGGTGGAAAACTATAATGGGAGAGAGCTCAAGGTCTTCGGCAATGGCACTCATGTGGATATTTCCATCGCCGGTATCATATCCTTTGTTGATGCCCTGAATAAACTGGAATACATGAAAAAAGTGAACCAGAATCATGTCGGCCTGCAAGATATGGCGTTATAG
- a CDS encoding glycerophosphodiester phosphodiesterase: protein MLYIRLGSGEFFIPLKLFHYRDIFYYKAPMDGILFSTLDTGMIRIKKYMMSIKKILWLGLLILLSIAMTDCAGFNSKNRYIDLVGHRGARGYRPENTIPSFQYGIENNMTAIELDVNVTKDKDLIIYHDTEITGALCLDESGKPAATVPIRDLTVEELKKYDCGALQHREFPQQVTVEKTRLITLKEFFEFVKSYETERKLLHATRIKVEIKFPRDYTPEDIKEAATLVVKNIEEAGMTERAVVQSFVIAALPEVRKLNKNIQTSALFEPRYSRGVATTDGPGNPRNTIIKEALNAGADMIAPHYLFITPQFVRECHRNKLRVIAWTVNDKAQMEKLLSYGVDGIISDYPDILYLAYKEWKTKKKKYKL from the coding sequence ATGTTATATATAAGGTTGGGATCAGGTGAGTTTTTCATCCCTTTAAAATTATTTCATTATCGGGACATTTTTTATTATAAAGCCCCCATGGATGGCATTTTATTCAGTACCTTAGATACAGGAATGATAAGGATTAAAAAGTATATGATGAGCATAAAAAAAATACTGTGGCTCGGTTTGCTGATACTCCTGAGTATTGCCATGACTGACTGTGCCGGTTTTAACAGCAAGAACAGGTATATCGACCTGGTGGGTCACCGCGGAGCCAGGGGATACCGGCCTGAAAACACCATTCCATCCTTCCAGTACGGCATTGAAAATAATATGACTGCCATTGAACTTGATGTAAATGTCACCAAAGACAAGGATCTTATCATATACCACGATACGGAAATAACGGGAGCCCTCTGCCTCGATGAATCGGGCAAACCGGCCGCGACAGTTCCAATACGGGACCTCACTGTCGAGGAACTTAAGAAATACGATTGCGGCGCGCTGCAACACCGGGAATTTCCACAGCAAGTCACGGTGGAAAAAACCAGACTGATAACTTTGAAAGAATTTTTCGAGTTTGTAAAGAGCTATGAAACAGAAAGAAAACTGCTCCACGCCACGAGGATCAAGGTGGAGATAAAGTTCCCCCGCGACTATACGCCTGAAGATATAAAGGAAGCGGCAACCCTGGTTGTAAAGAACATTGAAGAAGCGGGCATGACCGAAAGGGCCGTGGTCCAGAGCTTTGTTATTGCCGCACTCCCCGAGGTTCGAAAACTTAATAAAAACATACAGACATCGGCATTGTTTGAACCCCGTTACTCCCGCGGTGTTGCAACCACGGACGGCCCCGGCAATCCCAGGAATACCATAATCAAAGAGGCTCTGAATGCCGGCGCAGATATGATCGCACCTCATTATCTCTTTATAACACCCCAGTTCGTGCGTGAGTGCCACAGAAATAAACTTCGCGTCATTGCCTGGACGGTTAATGATAAAGCGCAGATGGAAAAATTGCTGAGTTACGGCGTGGACGGCATCATATCCGATTATCCCGATATCCTGTACCTTGCCTATAAAGAATGGAAGACTAAAAAAAAGAAATATAAATTATAA
- a CDS encoding ArsR family transcriptional regulator, translated as MSLISYFKSLSDETRLRMLNLLMHHELNVNEIVMAMGMGQSRISRHLKILTDSGLLTSRRDGLWVFYRAAENGKGRAFIDALGYLLKTDEELTADLAALRNMIQERSFEKTSFFNAIAPDWDDIKSEILGDMDVVSILGTMVKKGDVAADLGCGTGDLLLALHEQGARVMGIDKSPMMLDITRKRFAEKGIDADLRIGELEHLPMRDGEADLAVINMVLHYLPSPRRVIAETARVLNMGSKLVIIDLEKHDNEEMRRKYEHRWLGFNRDEMTRWLDEAGFVTDEVTQYKAKQGMTVNIFVAKKGR; from the coding sequence ATGAGCCTGATATCTTATTTTAAATCCCTTTCCGACGAGACGCGCCTGAGGATGCTCAATCTTCTCATGCACCATGAGCTCAATGTCAATGAAATCGTCATGGCCATGGGTATGGGTCAGAGCAGGATATCACGCCATCTGAAAATCCTCACCGATTCGGGACTTCTCACTTCGCGCCGTGACGGGCTCTGGGTTTTCTACCGTGCCGCGGAAAACGGGAAGGGCAGGGCCTTTATCGATGCATTGGGATATTTGCTGAAAACAGATGAAGAGCTGACCGCAGACCTGGCTGCCCTGAGAAACATGATCCAGGAGCGCTCTTTTGAAAAGACCAGCTTTTTCAATGCCATAGCTCCCGACTGGGATGATATCAAGAGTGAGATACTGGGCGATATGGATGTCGTTTCCATCCTGGGCACCATGGTGAAAAAAGGGGACGTGGCAGCCGATCTGGGCTGCGGAACCGGCGACTTGCTCCTGGCCCTTCACGAACAGGGCGCCCGTGTCATGGGTATTGATAAATCGCCCATGATGCTGGATATCACGCGGAAGCGTTTTGCGGAAAAGGGCATTGATGCCGATCTGCGTATCGGAGAGCTGGAGCACCTTCCCATGCGCGACGGCGAAGCGGACCTGGCCGTTATCAACATGGTGCTCCATTATCTGCCCTCGCCGCGCCGCGTTATAGCCGAGACTGCCCGGGTGCTCAATATGGGAAGTAAACTGGTGATCATCGACCTGGAAAAACATGACAATGAGGAGATGCGCAGGAAATATGAACACCGGTGGCTCGGTTTCAACCGTGACGAGATGACACGCTGGCTCGATGAAGCAGGATTCGTTACGGATGAAGTGACTCAGTATAAAGCAAAACAGGGCATGACAGTGAACATTTTTGTGGCAAAGAAGGGGCGGTGA